A region of the Gouania willdenowi chromosome 1, fGouWil2.1, whole genome shotgun sequence genome:
tatttatgatttggttttaaaacagaataaccaaaaaacgaagggtacacggattcctaatgttatataaacacagccacaaaacaaagttagctcgctaacataccttaTGAAGTGGTCACtacagcatcagcagactctgatCCTCCCGACCACAGACGtatgtttaaaatccactttttccGGCGTTGTTCTgtcagctttttacatttctcacccttgtgaacgacaatctttGGTACTCTATAagatctcttttccttttcttggttagaacgattggagcagccgtaaactacacaaaatatgggCATTTTAATGATTTCAGACGTCAGATTCTCAAgcttcctgccctccatctcgtgtgtgtgtgtgcgtgcgtgcgtgcgtggagGGGGAGGGCACTGCCCGCGAATGCCCCCCCATGACACCGACACTGAAGTGGGGCATCCCCATACAGCACTGCAAACTGCATgacaagttattaatgtttcagactttgttagacatttatttaatgaatttatcttggtaCATAAGATAAGTGCATAGCATAAAATCGaaagtctatttttatatatgtatgaacataataaatatattttcaatgtgtcctgtctggatggGGTGttttataatgataataataatataatttttttaaagaaaaattcaaagcaatacatcctgtatacaatacacattaacacatttttaaaccaaattaatGGTAACCTTAACTatgtcaaaaaagcaggtaagctgtttacactaattattaatacGAATTTAcgttagaaaaaaaactgtttatggAACTACATAGACATATTTtgcatatacacatacatatatgaCTGTGTACTGTGTAATCATTGTCagtcaatgcagttattgatgacaaattactGAAAATAACAGTTATGTCAATAGAAATCAATGGATTCGAACGACCCGCCACTAACAAATTCAGTCCTACATGAATCACGTGGACTTCCGTTTTCGCAACTCTCTCTATATACGGTTCTGGTTTACCACTCtatatttcagatcttagtgaatctgcctcTCTGTAGGAAAGTGTCCTGGAGTGACACCTCAAGACATAAGTTTCctccgggtcatccaggggtcacagtTGACATTGTTATACATACTCGCACTGCACACGCACGAAGGGGattattcagtgcttaaagcatcgcctctggcggtcatttGGGATTCATAGAACTATGTGATTTGAACTTTTTGTTAGATTGGTACAACTGTTTTCATTCCCCAACCCCCAgcacccccacccaccccctgTATTTAGACCTGAATGTCTAATAATTATGTGCTTAAGTATGCTTTATGATGtcattaaatgcagctttgtagAACAgctgacaggtagtcatggtaactcaggctaagatgaaagcTGCGAAAAATCTCCAGTGAGAAACCAGTAAAGTAGGTCTAATATCCTTATAACACCCTACAAAggttgaccagcagatgtcctAAGTGAGCAAACTTTGTAACCAATGTTTCTTGTAATATTGTACAGCACTTTAAAGACTAAATCAGTGATATTCCTGAatcatgttaaaataaatactctttgttttataatattgtaaatatatttacattttctgtcataatcctgtgtgaatgagctgatactgTAAAGCATTTTGGAACTACTTTGCCATAAAAGCACTATTTAAATCtacaaatttaacatttactctTTAGTCAGGATTGCTCAATTTTGCCGAAATTTTCAGGCACACGGTGgggtagtggttagcacatctgcctcacagcaacaaggtatattttaaccctaaccctaaccctaaaaatgctAACAGACTTCAGACAGTGGAGTTAAAGTTTAGCTTTTCGTATTCTGTGTGCACTTGTTAAACAAGTTGAGTGATAAATAACTTATTAACTGCTCAGAGTTTAATACACTTAAAATTAATCTGTTTTTGgctttcaaagataaaaaatggTTTGTTTAACAGAGCCATGTCAGTGCAGCTTGTTGCTGTCAAAGCGATGTCCTGGTTTCAATGGCTGAAGTCTGAGCTCTTTCTTTCAGACCCTCAAGATGTTAAAGCAGACGAAGCAGGAAGCTGCAGAAGTTCAGAGAGGCCAGACGGCTGTACATGCAGCTACAACTGAAAGGTGAGAAAAGAAATATGGactaaatgttcaataaaaatacgtgtgtgtgtgaatactgAACTGTTAGTCTGATACTAAACTCCtttagttaaagctgcagtatgtagaatcctctctccgctctgtttcaaaaccaaaacttagcctcccttaccggtgtctttttttaatgctgtgAATGTTGTGAATATCCGCCATTGCATTTGGTCGTGAACGTGCATGACTTCAGTCAAgtagccaatagtaacgcccaaaacagctcagcgagcacacgtgtttgtagaaagatctctgattggctggagcCCAGCGTCATGCTCCTGGATTTATGAACTTAATTTACAGGGTCAGGAGAAGAAGAGATTCATTGTCCACTCAaaacactttgattacaatatgctcaaagaagATCAtgattttttgaccaaatgatgccaaaaaaaacttacatactgcagctttaatgctttatttcccaccattttttaaaaatgcgatGCTTCTGTTGTGAGAGATCAGAGTCTGTTCAAACGTTAACCTGTGACTTGTGTGGCATTGCAACAGTCAGGAAGTTTTCCAAGCCAACTCCGACAGCTACAATGGAGCGATCCGAGAAAATTACAGCTGGTCTCAGGACTACAGTAACGTGGAGGTTCGAGTCTTCGTACCAAAGACAGTGCTCAAAGGCCGACAGGTAAGAGAGGGTTGAGCTCATCAGGACAGAGCCTAACTCACaccaaacattttatttctgactctgtgtgcatgtgcatgtgtgtgtgtgtcccctcAGGTGAGAGTCCACCTGCagagcaacagtgtgtgtgtgcgtgtcaacGACGAAGCGGGGGAGAAAACTCTGATGGAGGGAAAGTTCACACACAGGATCAGCACTGCAGACTCTCTGTGGTGTCTGGAGCCTGGAGAGTGTGTACtggtgagcacacacacacacattttaaaaatcatgtCCAGCCCCATCTCAAAAttagcctctgattggctgaaaagttcTTTTTTTCCAGTGAACTCAGCGTATTtctctgtttgtgtttcttctgatgaacatttgaacaaatttagtttttgctgATCAACATGAACCCAACATCACCTCTGCCATGTTTGTTTGAGCCACTATAgtctgtgtgagtgagttctgtagcagACATATAAAGCAGACTGTCCTACCATCTATGTAAAGTTTTAGTAAGATCCCAAAATTGGCCCTGGTGTAGTTTTAGTGTTATTTCAGTCATCAGAATTTGGAGTTAAAGCAGTAGTGGCGCCAGGATTTTTGATTGTGGGTGGGCCCCCCAGAAAACAGGATGGGCCAGTTAAAATAAGCCAACCACTTTACCGTGAACGAGCTCCGACCTCAGGTGGCGACCCTCCTTGATAAACCCAGGCTGCGTCACAATACCCACATTTCGCCCCTCGGTTGCGCACTCCCGCTGAAGGGTGCAAGTGCATAGGGTGTCCCAATCGTGCGGAGTGTGCTTTAGCTTCGCCCACTATGCGCCCTTTATGCATATCTGTGCCAAGCACAGCATGTGGACAGCAACTTTCTGGTGACGAAGCAGCCTGAGGGAGGAATTAAGATTCCACATGTGGGGTGCAAACTGCTGATTGACTGAAAAGATTTCACTCAAAAATTTCCTTGGGCAGGTTATTGGTTGAACAGCACCTGGGTGGACCTTGATTAAAATGGGTGGGCCCAGGCCCACCTGTGGAGCCGTGGCTgagttaaagtaaaagtattttattaaaggcagtggctatccgtacggttgctgtatcaatatgcCAACATTGTATctgtatgcagcgcccctcattggccagtttaggtcacgtgataggtcagtcattggtcagtttaggtcgtgtgactaaccttaccctaactctaaccctaaccctaaaaattgttgcgatattgggttataacctaaccctaaccctaaacctcatcctaaccctaaccctaaaatgctaCGTGCGTGTACTTCAGTTATCATACCAATAGCAATGagggttgtccatacggcaactgtacaaatagacactttctttattaAATCTGTAAAGGAGTCAGCCAAGTCAATTTTTTTCGGATTTTTGTACTAGTTCTTTTAGATGACTTATGATTGGTTCATTTAACATCATGCCCCGCCCCTACCTCAAAAGTACCCTCTGATTGGAAATAATCagttctctttaattttagtcttTAAAAGAATTTTCTCTGAGTTTCTTGTTTGTTGAAAATGTGATTCATTTCAGTCTTAGTTTGATTCTTTCTGCCTTTGTTTGCATTTAGCTCAGtctagttttagtttagttgtGGTCTATTCTTGGGCTAATTTAGGTCTAGTGTGATTGATAATCTTCCGTAGAGGCTGTTTACATAGCTCTATAATCCGCTCAAAGGCATCAGTAAACCTGTACGCTTTGCCTCTTCTTCCAGCTGTCACTCAACAAAGCGTCAGAGTTTTGGTGGAGCGCCGTGTTGGTAGGAGAAGCAGAGATTGACGTCGACAAAATCCGCAAGGAGCGCTTCGTGGAGAATGATGAGGAGCACGCCGTGCTGGACCGCCTCCACTTTGACGCGCAACAGAAGCTGCAGGGCAAACCGCAGAGCCACGAGATGCAACCATAGATTAACCACAGAGACCAAATCCACCCAGTATGAAGGACAAtcaatttaaagaaaacaacaagGAGTCAGCTTTGTTTAACTCCatattaaaatgacatttttgtgtggatttcagtcagtttttttttttgttatcatgCCAATAATATAGGAAATGTAATCTCCATCGTCACATCGTGAAACAAACACCTTGGGAACATAAACTTAATCCTTGTtgtgttcaacaaatattggaaaaagctacatattttcaaattaacaaTGCATGTTATGTGCATGATTTATACCAAGGTTGTTTGACTGATTGTATACCTGCTTGTGGACGAGTAAGTCATAGCTCTGTTACACATTTGTGAAACTCATTAATTAGATTGAATGTACTAAaaccatgtttttgttttcctaaaTCTTTCAATCAAATTTAGTTGTTCCTTTCAGTTTGGTTTAAAACAGACCTGAATTGTAAATCCTTATAAAGCTCATTGAAAGGATATTCCATGGCTTAACGGACCTTTACATGCTGATATGAAATGTTCCAGTGCACACGCTTACACAGATAACAACAAATAGTATTTCTCTATTCACATGTGACACTGTATTCTATGTAACCGTTTAACGTTGCTTTTAATAATAACGCAAATACTCATATGAGACCCACCAGAATTATCCTGTATTAATTTGAGCATCTCCACCAAGGTGCCAATGAAAGATCTGCATCCGTTGAACAGAGGCCTTCGGGGTCTCCCCGACCACGAGAGAAAAGTCCAACATTATGAAGACTGTCCCATGTCTTTTGTTGTAAGTTGGGCTCTCTACCTCACCCAGATCTTTTAATGGAACAGCTTCAAGGAGAGATGACAACagtgggagctaggagacacaggaacgctagcctgggagctaggagacactggAACGCtcgcctgggagctaggagacactggAAACGCtcgcctgggagctaggagacactggAACGCtcgcctgggagctaggagatacagggacgctcgcctgggagctaggagatacagggacgctagcctgggagctaggagatacagggacgctagcctgggagctaggagatacagggacgctagcctgggagctaggagatacagggacgctagcctgggagctaggagatacagggacgctagcctgggagctaggggatacagggacgctagcctgggagctaggggatacagggacgctagcctggaagctaggagatacagggacgctagcctggacgctaggagatacagggacgctaaCCTGGGAGCTTGGAGACTGGCGGGGCTGACCCTTCCTTTTCGATCGACCTCTACCTCGTTGAaggctccggggtcctcccaAAGCCAGTCGAGTTCCCCAGTAGGAATCCCTAACAGGATCATCCTCCCATCCATATAAAAGCTCCTCCCTGGCCTCCAGAAGGTAGCTCTGCCAGTAGGCAGTTCTTTCTGCCAGGTCCATCTCAGCAAAATCCACCGATGGTCCCGCTGGGTCTGCTGATGGCTGGGACATTCTGTCACAGGCATGTGTgggtgcagacccaaatgcagggacggaGGCAGAGCTCAGGTGCATCATACCAGTATTTATTGTTCTCAAAGGCatggtcagtccagggaggcaaacaagaaaaacaacaaaaaagtaaaaccaAGAACCAAAGTCACAGCAAGAAGCAACAGCAAGTAGCAATGTCCCAGCACTGAAGTGAACCCAAGCCTCCACATTTATACTCAGCTAATCCATTGCAGCTGGAGGCCAATCAGCAGGAGAAAGCTGCTGGAAGGGAGTCCACGATctcctgcctgccctccaaaataaaaccccatcgtgacaacatcctgtatacaatacacattaacacatttttaaaccaaattaatGGTAACATTAACTatgtcaaaaaagcaggtaagctgtttacactaattattaatacGAATTTacgttagaaaaaaaactatttatggaactacatagACATATTTtgcatatacacatacatatatgaCTGTGTACTGTGTAATCATTGTCagtcaatgcagttattgatgacaaattactGAAAATAACAGTTATGTCAATAGAAATCAATGGATTCGAACGACCCGCCACTAACAAATTCAGTCCCACATGAATCACGTGGACTTCCGTTTTCGCAACTCTCTCTATATACGGTTCTGGTTTACCACTCtatatttcagatcttagtgaatctgcctcTCTGTAGGAAAGTGTCCTGGAGTGACACCTCAAGACATAAGTTTCctccgggtcatccaggggtcacagtTGACATTGTTATACATACTCGCACTGCACACGCACGAAGGGGattattcagtgcttaaagcatcgcctctggcggtcatttGGGATTCATAGAACTATGTGATTTGAACTTTTTGTTAGATTGGTACAACTGTTTTCATTCCCCAACCCCCAgcacccccacccaccccctgTATTTAGACCTGAATGTCTAATAATTATGTGCTTAAGTATGCTTTATGATGtcattaaatgcagctttgtagAACAgctgacaggtagtcatggtaactcaggctaagatgaaagcTGCAAAAAATCTCCAGTGAGAAACCAGTAAAGTAGGTCTAATATCCTTATAACACCCTACAAAggttgaccagcagatgtcctAAGTGAGCAAACTTTGTAACCAATGTTTCTTGTAATATTGTACAGCACTTTAAAGACTAAATCAGTGATATTCCTGAatcatgttaaaataaatactctttgttttataatattgtaaatatatttacatttttctgtcataatcctgtgtgaatgagctgatactgTAAAGCATTTTGGAACTACTTTGCCATAAAAGCACTATTTAAATCtacaaatttaacatttactctTTAGTCAGGATTGCTTAATTTTGCCTAAATTTTCAGGCACACGGTGgggtagtggttagcacatctgcctcacagcaacaaggtatattttaaccctaaccctaaccctaaaaatgctAACAGACTTCAGACAGTGGAGTTAAAGTTTAGCTTTTCGTATTCTGTGTGCACTTGTTAAACAAGTTGAGTGATAAATAACTTATTAACTGCTCAGAGTTTAATACACTTAAAATTAATCTGTTTTTGgctttcaaagataaaaaaatggtttgtttAACAGAGCCATGTCA
Encoded here:
- the LOC114466972 gene encoding nudC domain-containing protein 3-like, whose amino-acid sequence is MLKQTKQEAAEVQRGQTAVHAATTESQEVFQANSDSYNGAIRENYSWSQDYSNVEVRVFVPKTVLKGRQVRVHLQSNSVCVRVNDEAGEKTLMEGKFTHRISTADSLWCLEPGECVLLSLNKASEFWWSAVLVGEAEIDVDKIRKERFVENDEEHAVLDRLHFDAQQKLQGKPQSHEMQP